DNA from Babylonia areolata isolate BAREFJ2019XMU chromosome 32, ASM4173473v1, whole genome shotgun sequence:
AAAgggctctctctcactctcattccctcgaccgctggggtcgttggggggacatgaggaagatgtcatagctcgccacgccgttctgttggcagctgtcgtgaggagatctggcatcgtcattttggttcattccttgacgttgtcggaccagctctttctttgccgcccccgtctgcaccctccctctacagtcccttgcaggatggttttcgagagggtgttatgtcgtatgacgtgaccaaaccatgccatcttccgttgtttgacagtcgccagTAGTGGTTCTTTGGGCCcagcaaggttgctgaccaggttccgcacatagtcattggtcttgtgctccttgtaggagatgtgtagtagtctcctcaagcacttggtttcgaatgcttggattcttctttaaAGGACTAtgtgtcttgaataaaagctaatttgggTTTTGCGTATTTCTTCTGTagttgctgctgtgtacacatgtgaAATGACTGGTATAAGGGCAGGTCTGGAGCTTCCTGATTTTTTTGAGgcaatgtctgggtttgttccaatgtaccttttaattaaattacctgtgtgctggctgaattggTCGcaacaagcagcattgacttgaagttgtgtaccttatgtatgaagagagttaccactctttattatttgtttatcattaGCTTAGTTTAgtactgctgctgtcactgatTTTGTGTCATTATCAGTCATgttgacagtaatgataatattttGATAGCAGTGATGTATTATTGTTGATGCtgttcttaactcactccggacgaatagttttctcccttgcttttccctacagatgacccatttgttagggttaggaaaaaaatcacaaaaaatacaaaacataaagtaaccgaatgaaactcactgtacttgacccactgacccctctcctcatgtcgtgtgaacgcccacccccctccttcttcactgctctcagaagctgaatcactatcagtaccttcttgctggtagctttcttcactgcatatacttttattcaacgtcttcatgaTCCTTGTCATCGAAACCtttagtttgaagcatttcaatcacttcagcagcagtaaaagccgctgtcatgatccAGTTTGcttaaaaaatttccacttgcatcgcctgcgatgccattttcgatGCGTATACAGATTAGCTCgtcatgtggggtcctgaacttgttggctcgctgtggagtgtgttgttacggaatcttatgaagaaactttccattcgacccttgacacgctcacgatgcccggtgtagctgtgattgttatgctaccccatgaggaaaacgtggaaaaaatgtTAAATTGTTGAAACCACTATAGCGTTCTgttgtctggagtgagttaatgtgtttAAGTAGccttagttttcttcttcttgttgctgttgtcacactTTATGTTATTTCCCCCTTCCAGTGGCATCTGGGCATGTTTGCCAAGGAGTACACCCCATTGTACAGAGGGTTCGAGTCCCACTTTGGCTATTACCAAGGCTGTGAGGATTACTACGATCACTCCTATGAGGCTAatccggtatgtgtgtgtgtgtttgtgtgtgtgtgtgtgtgtgcatgcttatgtgtgtgtgtgtgtctgagagggtgaagtgtgtgtgtgtgtgtgtgtgtgcgcgtgcgtgtgtgcatgcttatgtgtgtgtgtgtgtctgagagggtgaagtgtgtgtgtgtgtgtgtgtgtgtgtgtgtgtgtgtgtaatcttatgtgtgtgtgtctgggagggtgaagtgtgtgttaaatacgcgcgttaaagatcctgtaatccatgtcagcgttcggtgggttatggaaacgagaacatacccagcatgcacacccccagaaatggagtatggctgcctacatggcagggtaaaaacggtcattgtggtaaaaacagtcatacatgtgaaatcccactcgtgtaatatgcgagtgaatgtgggagttgcagcccacgaacgaagaagaagaagaagaatccttatGAAGTGTTGGCTAAGTTGTAAGgtggtaatgatagtgatgataacaataatgctaataataatactagtatttatatagcgctgaatcttgtgcagagacaaatcaaagcgctttcacaccagtcattcactcgcatgcattttaactctaaaactggagaaactgaagacaaggaagaggtacgggagggaggctatcttgggaagaggtggggttttaaggcccaacttgaaagagctgactgcggagacctgacgaagtgaaagaggaagttcattccaaatgcaaggtccagagagacatagaaagaacagcggccaacagtacagcatgcacttgtGCCCATGTGGGTtcaatgtgtttgtatttgtatttctttttatcacaacagatttctctgtgtgaaattcgggctgctctccctgtggagagcgcatcgctacactacagcgccacccatttttttgtattttttcctgcatgcagttttatttgtttttcctatcgaagtggatttttctacagaattttgccaggaacaacccttttgttgctgtggattcttttacgtgcgctaagtgcatgctgcacacgtgacctcggtttatcatctcaaccaaatgactagcatacagaccagcactcaagatctagtggagggtgagaaagtattggcggctgagccgtgattcgaaccagcacacccagattctctcgcttcctaggcggacgcgttacctcttggccatcactccacactaatgatgctaatgatatggtcgtgcaccctgaaaagacagaatgcatgttaatttgtcctcgtcagaaaatacagagcatgaaagaaacacaaatttacataaaatataaagacaatatcattaactcactcagtacggccagtcctctcttctcctctacacatacccctcggatgtccagtgggtgtctgaatgacccaacctttagcttccgtcgccagaattgtggtattctttgtcaacattcacctcttcagtataagagccttccgcttgcaatattttgatgatggtaattggggtgaaacgctattaacgttgtctctttcgccgttcgtatggagagagttaaacaagataCTAACAAAGCGTGTGCtgttaggccatcactccaccacactGTTTCCAaccttcctgtgtgtgcctcagtcTCAGTGGGGGCTGGACTTTTGGCGAGACACGACGGTGATGCGCAACTACACGGGTCACTACTCCACCACGCTGTTCACCAACGAGGCGGTCAGCATCATCGGCGCTCATGACGCTTCCGAGGTGAGACGTGTCATGATGATTCTCATCAtggttgtcatgatgatgatgattgttgttgtgattattgtcatgatgaggaagaagaggagggggattgtCATGATGATTGatacgatgacgatgattgtcATGATGGTTGCCATGGTGATTGTCAGTATGATGATGGTTGCCATGATGTTTGtaatcagatgatgatgatgattgtcgagacggttgtcaggatgatgatgattgtcatgacgatgatgattgtcatgatgattgtaatgagatgatgatgataattatcaagatgttgatgaatgtaatgatgatgatgaatatgatgatgattgtcatcatgatgattgggatgatgatgatgataatgatgatgattgtcaagATGATGATTGTCAGAATCACTgtcatgatgctgatgatgcttgTCATGAAGATTCtcatgagatgatgatgatgctgatgattctCATGATGCTGATTGTAATGAGATGACGATGACTGTCATGACGATGATTCtcatgagatgatgatgatgatcatgatgatgatgattgccatggtgattgtcatgatgatgatggtgatgtttgtcttgatgatgatgatgatgatgatgatggtcatgatgattctcactttcttctcctcctccttcttctttgttcgtgggctgcaacagtTGGTGCTGTGGTGAAATGGTTAGAGCACTAGGTTCTCACCTGAGTTGTGTGAGTTTGATCCCTGTTGCACCTGGctgggttaactcactcgggacgacaagttttctcccttgcttttccccacagacggcccatttgtaagggtttggaaaaaaaattacaaaaaatacaaaatactgtgtaagaaaatgaaactttcagaactggtttattacttgttgagctattaatatatatataaaaaaaatcaaatttctcatcttatttttacagttttgccatatgtagaaaatactgccaatttttcaccccgaatcaccatacccatgctcactttctgcattaaattcgctttcttcttcgtcatcatccacctcttcaatgtccgacccttcagtttgtagcatttcaagtacttcggcaaccctaaaacattgccgtcactgccttgttcgcttcacaacattctgagaagaggccgctttgctaacaggctggcacgcgagcagacgaccggtcagtgactttgtcagcgtgtgtgcgagacaggccacacatcccagactaaccaatcatactgttcgattgtggagtgacccagaatagcgcactctgcttggctaatcacaaaatcacgtgtagagcgcatgatggaattttactttccgtgaatgctattccattccttcatccgaaaccgaatacgttttgtgtaggagtgcgtgagcattccttcgtccggaaagagttaagggtggatatttttccgatcttccaggtcagcataatgtgcagacctgcttagtgcctgaaccgccttcatgtgcatatgcatggaGAAGATCAAGtaggcacattaaagatcctgtaatccatgtcagcgtgtgtgtgtgtgtgtgtgtgtgtgtgtgtgtgtgtgcatgcatgtgcccctttgcacgtgcacgtgtttgtgtgtgtgtgtttgtgtgtgtgtgtgtgtgtgtgtgtgtgtgtgtgtgtgttgttacttttTTAATTGTTATTCCCATACCATGTTATTGTTTCTGTGGTACTGATTACTTTTTTCAGTTATTGTAAAGGTGCTATATAAatttacattattattgttattgttactactactactactactacaactactactatcatcatcatcatcatcatcatcattattattattattattattatgttgatgatgatgatgatattgttatgATTGATATTTTGGTAGcgaaaaatagaatagaacagaatagatgtgtgtgtgtgtgtgtgtgcatgcgtacctgttcctgtgtgtgtgtatttgtgtgtgtgtaatgtgccagtgtgtgtgtttgtgtgtgtgtctgtgtgtgcctgtgcctgtatgtgtgtttgtgtgtgcctgtgtgtgtgtgtgtgtgtgcccgtgcctgtgtctttttttgtgtgtgtgtgtgcctgtgtgtgtgtgtgtgtgtgtgtgtgtgtgtgcatgtgcctctgtgtgtgtgtgtgtgtgtgtgtgtgtgtgtgtttgtgtctgtgtcattttgtgtgtgtgtgtgtgcctgtgcctctgagtgtgtgtgtgtgtgtgtgtgtgtgtgtgtgtgcctgtgcctctgtgtgtgtgtgtgtgtgcctgtgcctctgtgtgtgtgtgtgtgtgcctgtgcctgtgcctgtgcaaatgtgtgtgtgtgtgtgtgtgactgtgtgtgactttgtatgtgtgtgtgtgtggcagccacTGTTCCTGTACCTGCCGTACCAAGCAGTCCACAGCGGCAACGCCGACAGCCCCACGCCCCTGGAGGCCCCGCAGTCATACATCGACCGCTTTCCCCACATCCAGAACAAGCAGCGGCGTGTCTATGCAGGTAGCTAGCTGTTTCTGGTGGTTATTGTGAcacggtgcggtgtgtgtgtgtgtgtgtgtgaatcagaatcagtacCAGAATcaaaatcaattttaatgtcaattaaaccttaacacacccctgaaagcggagtatggctgcctacatggcaggtaaaaacggtcatacacatacaaGCCCACTCGTGGGAATGGCAGCTCATGAGCtaagaagaagaaacttttaCTCTctccaaagagaaagagacgacgttaacagcgtttcaccccaattaccatcatcaaaatattgcaagcggaaggctcttatactgaagacgtgaatgttgacaaaggataccacagttctgacgacggaagctaaaggttgggtcattcagacacccactggacatccgaggggtctgtgtagaggagaagagaggactggccgtactgagtgagttaacaaggtTTGTAAGACATGCATTCAAAGTGTCatgaaccacacacaaaaaaagcaaaagaaaataatAGTGATAAATAATtttattgaacaagagattgataTCACTCCTTTATGCTGTGgtgtttttggcagcagttactgaAAAATTTACtgaacagtcccacaagtttgtctttcaATATTAGCTGACTGGGTATAATAATATTTGGATGgtattttttaattttgtgtatgaattctattctaatttctaaTTCtaattctattctctctctctctctctctctctctctctctctctctctctctctctctctctctctctctctgtgtgtgtgtgtgtgtgtgtgtgtgtgtgtgtgtgtgatggggtaggggggtagtggagtgagggggtgggggtggaggggtgtgtgtttgtgcttgtgtgtggaggggtagaggggttggatgtgtgggtatgtgtgtgtgtgtatgtgtgtgtgtgtgtgtgtgtgtgtgtgtgtggaggggtagaggggttggatgtgtgggtatgtgtgtgtgtgtgtgtgcgtgtgcatgtgtgtgtgtgtgtgtgtggtggggtaggggggaggtggaatgttgagggggtggatgtgtgtggaggggtgtgcctatgcatgtgtgtggagggggagaagggtaaatgtgtgtgtttgtgttgtggggtaggggggagatggagtgaggagggtggaggtgtgtgtgtgtgtgtgtggaggggtgtgtgtgtgtatgtatgtggaagagtAGAGGGGGTtggatgtgtgggtatgtgtgtgtgtggggagggggaagggtgtgtgtgtgtgggggggggggggggtgagtgggttgcTTACATGTTATTTGATTTACATTATGGAATGATCTCTTTTAATTGTCCTCACATATTTTAGTTtgaaattatttcttcttcttcttcttcttcttctttcatgggctgcaactttcacgttcactcatatacgctatttacgagtgggcttttatgtgaatgaccatttttaccctgccttgtaggcagcTACACTCTGTTTTCTGGGGGTAGTTTGAAATGATATAATTGTGAATGTTTGTCTGGGGGTGGTATAGTGAATGCTTTCAATACTGTTGTAAAaagcatagagcttcaagaatatgcgcttaAGCAAGACgcattaataaacaaaacaaaacaaaaaaaacaaaacaaaaacaaactaactaaataaatagataaacagataaataaatgatttgtTCTTACTTTAGTCCAAGACAACTGGACCTATGAATATATAGTTTGCCCTTTAGGGTCTGggaaagtattgtattgtattactctttttgtcacaacagatttctctgtgtgaaattcaggctgctctccccagggagagcacgtcaccacactgagagcgccaccctttttttttttttatatatattttttttcttgccggcagtttgttttattttgttttcttagcgaagtggaattttcttcataatttttgcCAGGTGCAActttttcgttgccatgggttcttttatgtgtgctaaatgcatgctgcacctgGGACCgtagtttatcatcttatccaaatgactttaaaaaaaaaattaaaaaaaaaagattatgcccCTTTCACTTTCACTCTAAAATTTTCGTCCACAAGGCTTCATCAGGAGAGTATGAATTATGACAATATTTAATtatacatacttaaccgtgacccaactagtgcagactccggcaggggtctgacattcctgtcctgtgcaaactactatccgcctatgcggagaaaatgaaactacggccgataacctcccggaagtaggtaacctccccttcgcaatattgtattgcattactcttttttgtcatgacatatttttctgtgtgaatacatgctgtgtggtggtgtagggatGGTGTCGACTCTGGAtaatggtgtgggggtggtgttctttgctgtgtggtggtgtagggatGGTGTCGACTCTGGATGATGGTGTGGGGGCGGTGTTctttgctgtgtggtggtgtagggatGGTGTTGACTCTGGATGACGGTGTGGGGGCGGTGTTctttgctgtgtggtggtgtagggatGGTGTCAGCTCTGGATAATGGTGTGGGGGCGGTGTTctttgctgtgtggtggtgtagggatGGTGTCAGCTCTGGATAATGGTGTGGGGGCGGTGTTctttgctgtgtggtggtgtaagGATGGTGTCGACTCTGGATGAATTATGAcaatattgtattgcatcactttttttttgtcacaatatgATATATCTCTTTGTGAAtacatgtggtgtggtggtgtagggatGGTGTCAGCTCTGGATAATGGTGTGGGGGCGGTGTTctttgctgtgtggtggtgtagggatGGTGTCGGCTCTGGATAATGGTGTGGGGGCGGTGTTctttgctgtgtggtggtgtagggatGGTGTCGACTCTGGATAATGGTGTGGGGGCGGTGTTctttgctgtgtggtggtgtagggatGGTGTCAGGCTCTGGATAATGGTGTGGGGGCGGTGTTCTTTGCTGTGTGGTGGTATAGGGATGGTGTCAGGCTCTGGATAATGGTGTGGGGGCGGTGTTctttgctgtgtggtggtgtagggatGGTGTCGGCTCTGGATGACGGTGTGGGGGCGGTGTTctttgctgtgtggtggtgtagggatGGTGTCGGCTCTGGATGACGGTGTGGGGGCGGTGTTctttgctgtgtggtggtgtagggatGGTGTCGGCTCTGGATGACGGTGTGGGGGCGGTGTTctttgctgtgtggtggtgtagggatGGTGTCGGCTCTGGATGACGGTGTGGGGGCGGTGTACGCggcgctgaagaagaagaacatgtcaGACAACACCATCATCGTTTTCACCACGGACAACGGGGGGCCTGCCAACGGCTTCGACTACAACGCTGCCAACAACTTTCCTCtgaggtgataatgataataatgataatgatgataatgatgatgataatgataataatgataataatgatgatgaggagaagaagaagaagaatagtcgtaatgatgataatgatgataatgatgatgaggagaagaagaagaagaagaatagtcgtaatgatgataatgataataatgatgataatgatgataaggagaagaagaagaagaagaagaatagtcgtaatgatgataatgatgataatgatgataaggagaagaagaagaagaataggcgtaatgatgatgatgataataataataataataataataatgataatagttatagtgacgggcgcaatagccaagtggttaaagtgttggactgtcaatctgagggtcccgggtttgaatcacggtgacagcgcctggtgggtaaagggtggagatttttacgatctcccaggtcaacatatgtgcagacctgctagtgcctgaacccccttcgtgtgtatatgcaagcagaagatcaaatacgcacgttaaagatcctgtaacccatgtcagcgttcggtgggttatggaaacaagagcatacccagcatacacacccccgaaaacggagtatggctgcctacatggcggggtaaaaacagtcatacacgtaaaagcccactcatgtgcatacgagtgaacgcagaagaagaagaagaagaagaagttatagtAATAATGGTGGGTGGGGACAGGAgtgtgggaatttttttttttttttttttttttggtggtggtggtgaggtaggCATGGATTGGATTGATTGGTGATGAGCTGTGGtgtggcagtggtgtgtgtgtgggtgttgggggtgggggaggaggaaggttgtttgtgtatgtgtgtgtgtgtgtgtgtggagattgtgtgtgtgcgtgtgtgtctgtggaaatgactttatgtctgtgtgcgtttatgcctgtgtgtgtgtgtgaaagtctacTTTTGCACAAAGAATGTTCCAAAGTCTGTGGAATTAGAGCATGATGATGACAAGAGACGACAGaccaccatgatgatgacgataaatataatcataataaatCTAATGCTGATTCTACTACTGCTACCGCTGCCGCTGACAACAGCTATTATTATAAAGATTGTTACAAGTATGATCAGACAGatttctattattatcatcatctctatattaccagtattattattattattattattattttcatttcatcactATTAGTATAttgattattattactttttcatcactattatgattattatcatgattatgatgatgatgaagatgattgttattattattattattatcattataattattattattattattattatggtggtggttgtttttgttgttgttgtaagcattattattgtcatcatcatcatcatcatcatcattattatacagACTTTTAACAGTACAATACTTCCATGTCGCAAACCTCCCCACCTGCTGGGCTCAGAGTGCTTTCCCACTgtgaaacaccaccacccacccacccgtacaGCAGTACATGAAGAcatgcaagaaaaacaacaacaacaacaacatcatcatcatcatcacataaccGTCCAGTGACAAGACACCTGAAAAACGCTCTGTTGgaaggaggtgagggtggtggtaatcctccactcaccccccccccccacccccaacccccaccatccccacaccatccccacacaccctttcTTATATTATGAGAAAAAcagacattgtattgcattaccctTTTtgaaatttcgggctgctctcccccaaggaGAGCGCTTCACTCAGAAGCAACTGAAAGggaaacttaataataataataatattaatgataagaAACTTACACTTAGAGAGGCCTGAAAGACACgctgtggagggaggggtgggggggtgggcttcctccacccccctctgtccccctctctcccacccccaccacttcggAAGCAACTTATTCTTCATGGTTTGTGAggtgcaactcccatgttcgctGGTATGtgcaagagtgggcttttacgtgtatgaccgtttctgccccgccatgtaggcagccatactcctttttcggggggggCAAGCTTAGTAATAATTAGAAACTTACACTTACAGAGGCCTGAAAGCCAcgctgtgggagggaggggtgaggggggtgggcttcctccactcccctctcctcaAGAAGCAGGGCTACGTCGCGGAGCAGATGCTTCACGTCTGCGACTGGCTCCCGACGCTGTACGAGGCCGCCGGAGGTGAGCCCAGTGTGCTGAAGAACCTTGATGGAGTCAGCGCCTGGAAGACACTGTCCACCGACGGTGCCCCTGTCCGCAGCGAGATCCTTCACAACATCGACCCCATCAACAGGTTCGCAGGGATCCGGGTGGGCGAGTTCAAGCTGGTGACTGGGAACATCGGAAACGGCCACAACGGCTGGTACCCTCAGTGGAGGCTGGATGGGGACGAGTGGCGGTTGCACGTCGATCGGTTTCGTTCCAACGATGCGACGGTTTCTGCTGCTGcgtctgcctcctcctcctcctcctcctcccactcctcctccccttcccatcctcctcctcctccttctcctcttcctctgcgcAGCGATCGTCACCACCAGCAGCTACAGCAAGAGCATCATCGCCGTCTTTCTTTGGAAGAAGCGTTGCGGggatctctttctgcctctcatcTGAAAGAGACGACCTACCGTGCAAAGGATGGCGCTATATTGATGGGTATGAAAAACTCGGATTCAATGGAATCTTCTTCTTACCTGAAAGAGATGTCTTACCACGGCATTAGCTCGACGGATGCAACGAAAAACTCGGAGTCGACGTCTTCGCGTCTCTTCGCCGGCTCGGGGCCGGTGAGAGTGGACTGCGGGAGGAAGCCAGCCAACGCCAGCACCAACTGCCGGCCTGAGAAGGCGCCGTGCCTGTTCCACATTCCGTCGGACCCCTGCGAGTACAACAACATCGCCGCCGGCAACGCCGACATTGTGGCCGCCTTGTTCCGGCGCCTGACAGAGTACATGTACACCATGGTACCTCCGGGCAACAAGCCGTGTGACGATCGGGGGAACCCCAAGTACCACAACAACACCTGGGTACCCTGGGTGACTCTgtgaggaggaaggggtaggAGTGATGAAATAGTGATGTGTGCTGGTTACCTTAGGTACCCTGGGTGATTCTgtgaggaggaaggggtaggggtgatgaAATGCTTGATGTGTGCTGGTTACCCTGGGTACCCTGGGTGACTCTgtgaggaggaaggggtaggggtgatgaAATAGTGATGTGTGCTGGTTACCTTAGGTACCCGGGGTGACTCTgtgaggaggaaggggtaggggtgatgaAATGCTTGATGTGTGCTGGTTACCCTGGGTACCCTGGGTGACTCCAtgaggaggaaggggtaggggtgatgaAATGCTTGATGTGTGCTGGTTACCCTGGGTACCCTGGGTGACTCCATGAGGAGGAAGGGGTAACAAGCTGTGTGATGATCGGGGAAACCCCAAGTACCACAACAACATCTGGGTACCCTGGGTGACTCTgtgaggagtgggggtaggggtgacgaAATAGTGATGTGAGCTGGTTACCCTGGGTGATTCTgtgaggaggaaggggtagggaTGACGAAATAGTGATGTGTGCTGGTTACCCTGGGTACCCTGGGTGACTCCgtgaggaggaaggggtaggggtgatgaATTGCTTGATGTGTGCTGGTTACCCTGGGTACCCTGGGTGATTCTgtgaggaggaaggggtaggggtgacgAAATAGTGATGTGTGCTGGTTACCCTGGGTACCCTGGGTGATTCTgtgaggaggaaggggtaggggtgatgaAATGCTTGATGTGTGCTGGTTACCCTGGGTACCCTGGGTGATTCTgtgaggaggaaggggtaggggtgacgGAATAGTGATGCGTGCTAGTTACCCTGGGTACCCTGGGTGATTCTGTGGGGCCTTGATCATTTTGTAACTGAGGGATGTTATGTAACAGTGTGCTTGCAGTCACTGCTTATGTTTTTGTTCTGGGTGACATCTCGATGCTCAAAGACTTTGCGCTTTATAAATAAACTCACTACTGTCATTGTGCTGCAGATTTGTAgggtttctgtcttttttcttttttttgggtttttttttttgcctaaatgttattttctgggttttttttccagttcagatTTTCtagattttgatattttttttatatcttaaaaaaaaaattaaaatttttattttttatttttatagaagttgttgttgttttttcttcctactTAACTGATGTATTCAGTTCACATTACTTCTCTgtcagatggctgccttacaaagtATTGATCACAAAATGATTagccacctgtgtgtgtgatcaatgaaAATTAACCAGCCATATTTGTATTTTGGTTTGATGT
Protein-coding regions in this window:
- the LOC143276462 gene encoding arylsulfatase B-like, whose translation is MDKVMLLVMVLAVTAVSVIGQAEASQRPHIVLIVADDLGYNDVSFHGSNQIPTPNIDRLAYTGVLLNNYYVSPICTPTRSALMTGRHPIHTGMQTGVIFGDQPYGLPLTEKLLPQYLNPLGYRSHMVGKWHLGMFAKEYTPLYRGFESHFGYYQGCEDYYDHSYEANPSQWGLDFWRDTTVMRNYTGHYSTTLFTNEAVSIIGAHDASEPLFLYLPYQAVHSGNADSPTPLEAPQSYIDRFPHIQNKQRRVYAGMVSALDDGVGAVYAALKKKNMSDNTIIVFTTDNGGPANGFDYNAANNFPLRGLKATLWEGGVRGVGFLHSPLLKKQGYVAEQMLHVCDWLPTLYEAAGGEPSVLKNLDGVSAWKTLSTDGAPVRSEILHNIDPINRFAGIRVGEFKLVTGNIGNGHNGWYPQWRLDGDEWRLHVDRFRSNDATVSAAASASSSSSSSHSSSPSHPPPPPSPLPLRSDRHHQQLQQEHHRRLSLEEALRGSLSASHLKETTYRAKDGAILMGMKNSDSMESSSYLKEMSYHGISSTDATKNSESTSSRLFAGSGPVRVDCGRKPANASTNCRPEKAPCLFHIPSDPCEYNNIAAGNADIVAALFRRLTEYMYTMVPPGNKPCDDRGNPKYHNNTWVPWVTL